From a single Endozoicomonas euniceicola genomic region:
- a CDS encoding DUF58 domain-containing protein has product MSGAYSDLKELVGLRFKARDLALFKHNRSRSLLAGTGISPFKGRGVDFEEVRAYQHGDDIRSIDWRVTARRSKPHTKVFREERERPVLILLDQSHSLFFGSRLNFKSVTAAEACSLLAWATLNHGDRIGGVVFNEESLSEIRPKRSKQTLMHLLKQASEHNQSLRAKSIPASLSSASGGYLAKALRHARRVSHPGSHIFVISDFAQHNEEALRHFSRLSRHCEMMAVHISDPMEAELPRPGRYDITNGVHRQTIETRAGKVRQNYRQQYEQHTSNLKEQFSSLKIPFIQLQTDLDTSAQLLEHFGSARSRQGARG; this is encoded by the coding sequence ATGAGTGGAGCCTACTCAGACCTGAAAGAGCTGGTTGGATTGCGCTTCAAGGCCAGAGACCTGGCACTGTTCAAGCATAACCGCTCACGCAGCCTGCTGGCTGGCACAGGCATTTCGCCCTTTAAAGGCCGTGGCGTCGACTTTGAAGAAGTTCGTGCCTATCAGCACGGTGATGATATCCGTTCCATCGACTGGCGGGTAACCGCCAGACGCAGCAAGCCTCATACCAAAGTGTTTCGGGAAGAACGCGAGCGGCCGGTACTGATACTGCTGGACCAAAGCCACAGTCTGTTCTTTGGCAGCCGCCTCAACTTCAAGTCAGTCACCGCAGCCGAGGCATGCAGCCTGCTGGCATGGGCAACACTGAACCATGGTGACCGGATTGGCGGTGTTGTCTTCAACGAAGAATCGCTCAGCGAAATTCGCCCAAAACGTTCCAAACAGACACTGATGCATCTGTTGAAACAAGCCAGTGAACATAATCAGTCTCTGCGGGCAAAATCCATACCTGCATCACTTTCCTCTGCCAGTGGTGGTTATCTGGCAAAAGCCCTGCGCCACGCGCGCAGAGTTTCGCACCCGGGTAGCCATATATTTGTGATCAGTGATTTTGCCCAGCACAACGAAGAAGCCCTGCGCCATTTCTCCCGCTTGTCCAGACATTGTGAAATGATGGCTGTTCACATATCGGACCCGATGGAGGCCGAACTGCCCCGACCCGGCCGTTACGACATCACCAATGGCGTCCATCGTCAGACCATCGAAACCCGGGCGGGCAAGGTCAGACAAAACTACCGGCAGCAGTATGAGCAGCACACCAGTAACCTGAAAGAGCAGTTCTCCAGCCTGAAAATACCCTTTATACAGCTACAAACAGACCTTGATACCTCGGCGCAACTACTAGAGCATTTCGGCTCGGCCAGAAGCCGGCAGGGAGCGAGAGGTTAA
- a CDS encoding DUF4381 domain-containing protein: MEMQNPLDQLRPNHLPDPVSWWPPAPGWWLSGLLIVLVITAVVYFTVKAIRKSRYRRQAARASQKLLTEFQQHGDERRFINACNRLLKQTALLAYPHEPVARLHGKEWQQFLADKSGNKGFLQGAGAVLGDSRYRKEQFLEKNALEVNALHSMTLSWIKKHHA; the protein is encoded by the coding sequence ATGGAGATGCAAAACCCACTGGATCAACTTCGCCCTAACCACCTGCCCGACCCGGTCAGCTGGTGGCCACCGGCCCCGGGCTGGTGGCTGAGCGGTTTGCTGATTGTGCTGGTGATCACCGCTGTCGTTTACTTTACCGTGAAGGCTATTCGCAAAAGCCGCTACCGTCGACAGGCAGCAAGAGCCAGCCAGAAGCTACTGACAGAGTTTCAACAACACGGCGACGAACGTCGGTTTATTAACGCCTGCAACCGTCTGTTGAAACAAACGGCATTACTGGCTTATCCCCATGAGCCGGTGGCCCGGTTACACGGCAAAGAATGGCAACAGTTTCTTGCCGACAAAAGTGGTAACAAAGGCTTTCTTCAGGGCGCTGGCGCTGTCCTGGGCGACAGCCGCTACCGGAAAGAACAATTTTTGGAAAAAAATGCTTTGGAAGTGAATGCCCTGCATTCCATGACCTTAAGCTGGATCAAAAAACACCATGCTTGA
- a CDS encoding vWA domain-containing protein produces the protein MLELQWPWAFLAIPLPYLTYRFMTPASQSGGTALQVPFYRHLTSIAGDDQAQSVPKRQWSSILPILIWLLLLLAAARPVWLGDPVQLQGSGRDVMLAVDLSGSMEINDMELNGEAVDRLVVTKHVLTDFIQRRQGDRLGLILFGTQAYLQAPLTFDLKTVGTLMDESSIGMAGNKTAIGDALGLAVKHLRNRPRESRVLILLTDGANTAGEITPLQAARLAAEEGIKIYSIGMGADEMIQPGIFGSSFGARRINPSADLDEKTLTEMAKLTGGRYFRAKNTEELEQIYNILDELEPVRQEEESFRPSIALYYWPLLLALMLSFITALLHQQPRPSEWFSKHHFSKKHHLSKKHQTQEGA, from the coding sequence ATGCTTGAACTGCAATGGCCGTGGGCCTTTCTCGCAATCCCACTGCCTTATCTGACATATCGCTTTATGACACCCGCAAGCCAGTCCGGAGGGACGGCTCTGCAAGTGCCTTTCTATCGCCATCTGACCAGCATTGCCGGAGATGATCAGGCTCAGTCTGTACCAAAACGTCAGTGGTCATCTATACTGCCGATTCTCATCTGGCTGCTACTTTTGCTGGCTGCTGCACGTCCTGTCTGGCTGGGTGACCCCGTCCAGCTTCAGGGCAGTGGCCGGGATGTCATGCTGGCCGTTGATCTGTCCGGCAGTATGGAAATCAATGATATGGAGCTCAATGGTGAGGCGGTTGACCGACTGGTGGTGACAAAACATGTGCTGACCGATTTTATCCAACGGCGACAGGGCGACCGGCTAGGTCTGATTCTTTTTGGAACGCAGGCTTATCTACAGGCACCGCTGACGTTCGACCTGAAAACCGTTGGCACACTGATGGACGAGTCCTCTATTGGAATGGCAGGCAATAAAACCGCTATCGGCGATGCACTGGGTCTGGCTGTCAAGCACCTGCGCAATCGCCCCCGGGAGAGCCGGGTGCTGATCCTGCTAACCGATGGTGCCAACACAGCTGGAGAAATCACTCCTTTGCAGGCCGCCAGACTGGCGGCAGAGGAAGGCATTAAAATCTATTCCATCGGTATGGGAGCTGACGAAATGATCCAGCCCGGTATCTTTGGTAGTTCTTTCGGGGCGCGCCGGATTAACCCTTCGGCTGATCTTGATGAAAAAACGCTGACCGAAATGGCAAAACTCACTGGCGGTCGCTACTTCCGGGCAAAAAACACCGAAGAACTGGAACAGATTTACAACATACTCGATGAACTGGAACCCGTACGGCAGGAAGAAGAAAGCTTCCGTCCCAGCATCGCCCTGTATTACTGGCCTTTACTGCTGGCTTTGATGTTGAGTTTTATAACCGCCCTATTGCACCAGCAGCCGCGCCCCTCTGAATGGTTCTCTAAACACCATTTTTCTAAAAAGCACCACCTTTCTAAAAAGCACCAAACGCAGGAAGGAGCCTGA